CATATCACTTTTCAAAAAGGAGATGCAGCAAAACTGGATTTCCCTGATGAGACATTTGATGCAGTAGTAAGCAATTTCGTGTTTCATGAAGTGCGAACAGCAAAAGATAAGAGGGATGTTGTAAAAGAAGCATTAAGAGTTTTGAAAAAAGGCGGTGTATTTTCTTTTCAGGATATGTTTTCACAGAAAGCATTGTACGGAGATATGGAAGAGTTTGTAAGAATCTTAAAAGAAGAAGGAATTTCAGAAGTTCACTACATAGGAAATCTGGAAAAGAAGCTAGACTTTATTCCGGGATTTGTAACAACACCATGGATGATCAGCGGGATGGGAATTATTTATGGGAAAAAATAGGACACAGTCAGGAAATTGTGATAAAATATAAGAAATTAATTAACAGGTTGAAAGAGGCTTCGGTATGCTGCAAAAGAGGGGGCAAATCCAGTTTAATAAAATTGGAAATTGCGAGAAAGGAGAAAAGTATGCTTACAATATTAAACTCAGAAAGCTTATGGATTGGAACAGACATGATACAATTTAATGCGATCAGGGATATCTTGGATCGGGAAAAGATTAAGTACAAATACAAAACATACAATCACTTAGGAGAATGGGCAGGATCAGGAACACTTCGTGGAAACTTTGGAAGTGTGGGGAATCCTACATCACAGTCCATACAGTATGAAATTTTTGTGGCGAGAAAAGACTTAGAAAAAGCACAGGCTGTAATGTGGAATTTGCTTAGATAAAGTAGATACATGATGATAATGAAGAAAGGAAAGATACTGTATATTACTAAAGTGATATGCAGTGCCATTCTTTTTATGGTATAATAAGAATATCATAAAAATTCATTGCAGACCGCATGATGTATGTTGCAGATTGGAGGCAAATATGAGCAGAAAAACAAGAACAAAAAGTAAGACAAGAAATAATGCAAAAAGCAGGGCAAAAAAAGCAACTGTTTCAACAGTGAAAAGTACAGATACAGAAGAGACTGTTATTCCAACAGCAGAACCTGCAATAATAAAAGAGGAAGTTGCACAACCAGAACCAAAAGAAGAAATCAAAATAGAAACGCCAGTAGAAGAAAATCAGGTTATTGAACAGCATGATCTTGGACCAAGAAGAAGTGTCGTTTTTATTGGCTCAGAATGCTATCCATTTGTGAAAACAGGAGGTCTTGGAGATGTAATGTCTGCACTTCCAAAGAGTCTTGCTAAATTAAATGTAGATGTGAAAGTAATCCTTCCAAGGTATAAATGCATTCCTTGGGAATACCAAGAAAAGATGGAATACAAAGGCTCTTTCTATATGGATCTTTGTTCTGATGGAAGACAATACTATGTAGGTATTATGGAGTATCAGGAAGATGGTGTAATTTATGATTTTATCGACAATGAGGAATTTTTCTCTTGGGGTAATCCGTATACAAATCTGATTGATGATATTCCAAAGTTCTGTTACTTTTCCAAGGCAGCATTGGCGGCACTGAATTATCTGGACTGGGTTCCTGATGTAGTACACTGCCACGACTGGCAGGCAGCGTTGGTACCACTTTATCTAAGAACATGTTTTGCAGATACAAATGTAGGACGTGCAAGTGCAGTACTTACGATACATAACCTAAAATTCCAAGGTATCTACGACAGAAAAATGATCCAATACTGGTCAGGACTTCCGGATTATGTATTCAACAAAGACTGCCTGACTCAGAACTGGCTGGATGCGAATATGTTAAAAGGTGGAATCACTTATTGTAATAGACTTACAACGGTAAGTAACACATACG
The sequence above is drawn from the Anaerostipes hadrus ATCC 29173 = JCM 17467 genome and encodes:
- a CDS encoding glycogen synthase; amino-acid sequence: MSRKTRTKSKTRNNAKSRAKKATVSTVKSTDTEETVIPTAEPAIIKEEVAQPEPKEEIKIETPVEENQVIEQHDLGPRRSVVFIGSECYPFVKTGGLGDVMSALPKSLAKLNVDVKVILPRYKCIPWEYQEKMEYKGSFYMDLCSDGRQYYVGIMEYQEDGVIYDFIDNEEFFSWGNPYTNLIDDIPKFCYFSKAALAALNYLDWVPDVVHCHDWQAALVPLYLRTCFADTNVGRASAVLTIHNLKFQGIYDRKMIQYWSGLPDYVFNKDCLTQNWLDANMLKGGITYCNRLTTVSNTYAGEIQTEEYGEGLAEHLRYHQNKIRGIVNGIDINIWNPATDKLLKANYDAKTAIENKKKNKKALQESLGLEVDEHKMVIGLISRLTNQKGLDLVNDVIPGVMDGNTQVVVLGTGDSWYEEAFRSYENQYKGSFCAYIAYDENVAHNIYSGCDALLVPSRFEPCGLTQLIAMRYGAIPIVRETGGLRDTVWPYNMFDNTGNGFTFDRYESGLLYDTINRAKTCYFENRASWDDMVIRDMNKDVSWETSARQYKDMYVELTPR